A genome region from Akkermansiaceae bacterium includes the following:
- a CDS encoding SGNH/GDSL hydrolase family protein, translated as MLAGNSQAKEPLGNPSSDSGCSYLLPSFKTGSRLLFQGDSITAMNWGRNQGDRNHYLGHSYVYLIAARLGVDMPQAQLDIYNRGNSGNTVANLRKRWEKDAIGMKPDLLSVLIGTNDVGSGVQADAFEADYRQILDDSRKSNPDLRLVLLDPFVLRSGRLKEEGAWTSRRSATDKLGLVVARLAKDYDAVHIRTQEIFDAAAEAVSPEHWIWDGIHPLPQGHELIARNWLQEVSARWPA; from the coding sequence ATGCTCGCCGGAAATTCCCAGGCAAAGGAACCGCTTGGTAATCCATCGTCAGACAGCGGATGCAGCTACCTTCTGCCGTCCTTCAAAACCGGCAGCCGCCTGCTGTTCCAGGGTGACTCGATCACGGCCATGAACTGGGGTCGCAACCAGGGCGACCGGAATCATTATCTGGGTCACAGCTACGTGTATCTGATCGCGGCAAGGCTCGGGGTCGATATGCCGCAGGCGCAGCTCGATATCTACAACCGTGGCAACAGCGGGAACACGGTGGCGAATCTCCGGAAGCGTTGGGAGAAGGATGCCATCGGGATGAAGCCCGACCTCCTAAGCGTTCTCATCGGCACCAATGACGTCGGCAGCGGAGTGCAGGCGGATGCCTTTGAGGCGGACTACCGCCAGATCCTGGACGACAGCAGGAAATCCAATCCCGACCTGAGGCTCGTCCTCCTTGATCCCTTCGTCCTGCGTTCCGGGAGATTGAAGGAAGAGGGTGCGTGGACAAGCCGCCGGAGCGCCACCGACAAGCTCGGCCTTGTTGTCGCCCGGTTGGCGAAGGACTACGATGCGGTGCACATCAGGACGCAGGAAATTTTCGATGCCGCAGCGGAAGCGGTGTCGCCCGAGCATTGGATCTGGGACGGCATCCACCCCCTCCCGCAAGGCCACGAACTCATCGCACGCAACTGGCTCCAGGAAGTGAGCGCCCGCTGGCCCGCATAA
- a CDS encoding DUF479 domain-containing protein, producing the protein MNFLAHLYLAEPTDESLIGNFLGDFVKGTPESLRGSYPEAVIRGIRKHRAIDAFTDSHPTFRKAKALLEPQRRRLAGIVVDVFYDYFLSMQWPGGRPKRLEFIRECHETLSAPQPWLPENFRAVIPRMISENWLGSYASMEGLALTFRRVSTRAPVAAAVLGAEQDLIGNEEAFWELYSEFFPDLREFANNWEEPEAR; encoded by the coding sequence TTGAATTTCCTAGCCCATCTCTACCTCGCGGAGCCGACCGATGAATCCCTGATCGGGAATTTTCTCGGGGACTTTGTGAAAGGCACTCCGGAGAGCCTGAGGGGGAGTTATCCCGAAGCCGTGATCCGCGGGATCCGCAAGCACCGGGCCATCGATGCGTTCACGGATTCACATCCCACTTTCCGAAAGGCCAAGGCATTGCTGGAGCCGCAAAGGAGGAGGCTGGCGGGGATCGTGGTGGATGTGTTCTATGACTACTTCCTATCGATGCAGTGGCCGGGAGGGAGGCCGAAGCGGTTGGAATTCATACGGGAATGCCACGAAACGCTTTCGGCGCCGCAACCATGGCTTCCGGAAAATTTCCGGGCGGTCATCCCCCGCATGATCTCGGAAAACTGGCTGGGCAGCTATGCGAGCATGGAGGGTCTGGCTCTCACCTTTCGCCGTGTGTCAACGAGGGCTCCGGTAGCCGCCGCGGTGCTCGGCGCGGAACAGGACCTGATCGGGAACGAAGAGGCTTTTTGGGAACTCTACTCGGAGTTTTTCCCTGATCTCCGCGAATTCGCAAACAATTGGGAGGAACCGGAAGCCCGATAG
- the tsaD gene encoding tRNA (adenosine(37)-N6)-threonylcarbamoyltransferase complex transferase subunit TsaD gives MDHRCVAVFLAIESSCDETAVAILRGEPGGVTEVLASEVASQIEEHREHGGVVPEVASRSHSLCLNGLVEQALGTAGMGMGNVDVFGATMGPGLASSLLVGSTAAKAMSCVSGKPFVGVNHMEGHLLSPFMDRTEVPKHVGLIVSGGHTLLMQVRGAGEYKTLGTTRDDAAGEAFDKVGKMLGLPYPGGPEIEKAAKGGNATAYDFPRSMMQGGELDFSFSGLKTAVLYTLQKEPDAKVADVAASFQAAVVEVLVEKTMRAAKLANTGIIGLSGGVSLNRAVRDALTARCAKEGLELAVAEPGVCTDNAAMIAFAGLLRFFAGFSDPLDGDIDPNLRL, from the coding sequence ATGGATCATCGCTGCGTGGCGGTTTTCCTGGCGATAGAGAGTTCCTGTGACGAGACGGCGGTGGCGATCCTGCGGGGCGAGCCGGGCGGCGTGACGGAGGTGCTTGCCAGCGAGGTGGCGTCGCAGATCGAGGAGCACCGGGAGCACGGCGGGGTGGTGCCGGAGGTGGCGTCGCGGAGCCATTCGCTTTGCCTGAACGGGTTGGTCGAGCAGGCGCTGGGCACCGCGGGGATGGGCATGGGGAACGTGGATGTTTTCGGCGCGACGATGGGACCGGGGCTGGCTTCGTCGCTGCTGGTGGGGAGCACGGCGGCGAAGGCGATGTCCTGCGTTTCCGGGAAGCCTTTCGTCGGCGTGAACCACATGGAGGGGCATCTGCTCTCGCCTTTCATGGATAGAACGGAGGTGCCGAAGCATGTCGGGCTGATCGTATCCGGAGGGCACACCTTGCTGATGCAAGTGCGTGGCGCGGGCGAATACAAAACGCTCGGCACCACCCGCGACGACGCGGCGGGAGAGGCTTTCGACAAGGTCGGGAAAATGCTAGGGCTGCCGTATCCCGGCGGCCCGGAGATCGAGAAGGCGGCGAAGGGCGGGAACGCCACGGCCTATGACTTCCCACGCTCCATGATGCAGGGCGGCGAGCTGGATTTCTCCTTCTCCGGGCTGAAGACGGCGGTGCTCTACACCTTGCAGAAGGAGCCGGACGCGAAGGTTGCAGATGTGGCGGCCTCGTTCCAGGCGGCGGTGGTGGAGGTGCTGGTGGAGAAAACCATGCGCGCGGCGAAGCTTGCGAACACCGGGATCATCGGCCTTTCGGGCGGCGTCAGCCTGAACCGGGCGGTGCGCGATGCGCTTACGGCACGCTGTGCGAAGGAAGGGCTGGAGCTTGCGGTCGCGGAGCCGGGTGTCTGCACGGACAACGCGGCGATGATCGCCTTCGCGGGACTGCTGAGGTTTTTCGCAGGCTTCAGCGATCCTCTCGACGGCGACATCGATCCGAACCTCAGGCTCTGA